The following are encoded together in the Panicum virgatum strain AP13 chromosome 6K, P.virgatum_v5, whole genome shotgun sequence genome:
- the LOC120713328 gene encoding tropomyosin-1, isoforms 33/34-like, producing the protein MAGLSSFPHLSSTPWPPTTAAVALAAVVPPMAAAGTDLLPPRPPPAPAGANPALPPAPARVNPTPPPPEGTDPAPQPPQPYPAGANRQPPPPLVTPAAPPLDLGAGGAAAATAALAAGAGGAAAGAAPAGASAAAAGGAWRAPGPRTPASAAWRAPGPWLVAPVASAAPAALPG; encoded by the coding sequence atggccggcctctcctccttccctcaccTCTCCTCTACTCCATGGCCGCCCACCACCGCCGCAgtagccctcgccgccgtcgtgccaCCCATGGCCGCCGCAGGCACGGATCTGctgcccccgcggccgccgccggcccctgcgGGAGCGAATcccgcgctgccgccggccccgGCGAGAGTGaatcccacgccgccgccacctgagGGCACGGATCCGGCGCCGCAGCCACCTCAACCCTACCCTGCAGGCGCGAACCGGCAGCCCCCGCCGCCTCTGGTCacccccgccgcccctcccctcgaCCTGGGCGCGGGGGGCGcggctgccgccaccgccgccctagCAGCTGGCGCGGGGGGCGCGGCCGCGGGTGCTGCCCCTGCAggtgcctctgccgccgccgccgggggcgccTGGCGCGCACCGGGCCCGCGGACGCCCGCCAGCGCCGCCTGGCGCGCGCCTGGCCCGTGGCTCGTGGCCCCCGTGGCCTCTGCTGCCCCCGCGGCCCTCCCTGGGTAG
- the LOC120713329 gene encoding antifreeze protein Maxi-like, with amino-acid sequence MDADGAAAAATQGVWRAPAPAAAATLAWRASDTAGLTSGAPPAVVGGPTGAWRGADLATPAAAVLRARPALAVGSTARAAAAAASLAVAHAARTIVPNAQAVIVSAAQAQAVAPADLAAAAAAFVAVVAPAAHAAQATRAAASLAAAQAVTRATQDVAPTDSAWATSYLAATWPAFGMPPAAAPFATNAFSRQPIAAGAATAGAAPLSELLFYGLYHPLNTIKKLPAGLEAYRHRL; translated from the exons ATGGACGCGGACggcgccgctgcagccgccACCCAGGGTGTCTggcgtgcgcctgccccggcggccgccgccactcTGGCCTGGCGCGCCTCTGACACTGCCGGGCTGACCTCTGGTGCTCCTCCAGCCGTCGTGGGCGGACCCACgggggcgtggcgcggcgcAGACCTGGCaacccctgctgctgctgtgctgcgAGCTAGACCTGCCCTTGCCGTTGGATCcacggcccgcgccgccgccgctgccgcctcccttGCCGTCGCACATGCCGCGCGGACTATCGTGCCCAACGCGCAGGCCGTCATTGTGTCCGCCGCGCAGGCtcaggccgtcgcgcccgcagacctggccgccgccgccgccgcttttgTGGCCGTCGTCGCGCCCGCCGCACACGCCGCACAGGCCACGCGGGCcgctgcctccctcgccgccgcgcaggccgtcaCGCGCGCCACGCAGGACGTTGCGCCCACGGACTCCGCGTGGGCCACTTCCTACCTCGCCGCCACGTGGCCTGCGTTTGGGATGccccccgcggccgcgccgtTCGCCACCAACGCCTTCAGTAGGCAGCCGATTGCCGCTGGTGCTGCTACTGCCGgggctgctcccct GTCTGAGCTCTTATTCTACGGCCTCTACCATCCACTGAACACTATCAAGAAGCTCCCTGCTGGACTAGAAGCATATAGGCATCGTCTGTGA
- the LOC120713330 gene encoding protein FAR-RED IMPAIRED RESPONSE 1-like, translated as MLKKYRDELKKLYKEHEGLKIKLLTMINHPLTPIEFEVAWSELLTEYGIGENDAIKSIWESRHLWVSAYLKPLYCGRMTSTQRSESVNKAVKKRGFAMRKTCMSKFARRMLEFIQHTNHISAGETHCSQAENFRVTLQPFDKQLSRVYTRAVFKKYRETYIYSTAFRIDPEEGKANSYLITSIPAKYVLKRYSRDARFFVMWDRHDIVTMGPNYTTEQSRTTKLVELAMTAVRACCRSSTRFDRGCDDLAALATWAEAIPGDSGPSRVVEHENNQNVENETREGSRAPQIANDSQISDYAPKEVRTKGRKRGAQQIDNGDEG; from the exons ATGCTTAAGAAATAcagagatgagctaaagaagctgTACAAGGAGCATGAAGGTCTGAAGATCAAGCTCCTGACAATGATAAATCACCCACTAACACCTATAGAGTTTGAGGTGGCATGGAGTGAGCTGCTAACAGAGTATGGGATAGGAGAGAATGATGCTATAAAGAGCATTTGGGAGTCCAGGCATCTGTGGGTTTCAGCCTATTTGAAGCCTCTGTACTGTGGGAGGATGACATCAACACAAAGGAGCGAGAGTGTGAACAAGGCAGTCAAAAAAAGGGGTTTTGCAATGAGGAAGACATGCATGAGTAAATTTGCTCGCAGGATGCTCGAGTTCATTCAACACACAAATCATATCTCAGCTGGTGAAACACATTGTTCACAG GCAGAGAACTTTAGAGTGACATTGCAACCATTCGACAAACAATTGAGCCGGGTATATACCCGTGCAGTGTTCAAGAAGTACCGGGAAACATACATATATAGTACTGCATTCCGTATTGATCCCGAGGAAGGCAAGGCAAACAGTTACCTG ATTACTAGTATACCTGCAAAATATGTGCTGAAGAGGTATAGTAGGGATGCAAGGTTCTTCGTTATGTGGGACAGGCATGACATAGTAACTATGGGTCCAAACTACACAACTGAGCAATCCAGAACAACAAAGCTAGTAGAACTCGCAATGACTGCAGTGAGGGCGTGCTGTAGGTCATCTACAAGATTTGATAGAGGATGTGATGATCTAGCTGCATTAGCTACGTGGGCTGAGGCTATTCCAGGAGATTCTGGACCATCTCGAGTGGTGGAACATGAGAATAACCAAAATGTGGAAAATGAAACTAGAGAGGGCTCTAGAGCACCCCAGATTGCAAATGATTCGCAAATCTCAGATTATGCTCCGAAAGAGGTTAGAACAAAGGGTAGGAAGCGTGGGGCGCAACAAATTGATAATGGTGATGAAG GTTAA